One stretch of Miscanthus floridulus cultivar M001 chromosome 18, ASM1932011v1, whole genome shotgun sequence DNA includes these proteins:
- the LOC136520110 gene encoding uncharacterized protein, whose translation MEEEEGIQSKTRTMVKHRGCCIEQTVMKTLSPSDVALDDDPSMHLRRRSKTVRVTPIYYEVVPGGIQPAETPSATAGRHDQIIQMYPEDTQKMPLTAASWDGGGANRGGYDYCWVMEQVRTIEAAMSRDKKLLRKLKKEVAELKLEVQRYKEQLDAMQQMNKGRMILAMVAELLPVPDSIRTTLTRLIDLI comes from the exons ATGGAG GAAGAGGAAGGGATCCAGAGCAAGACAAGAACAATGGTTAAGCACAGGGGTTGCTGCATCGAGCAGACCGTGATGAAAACACTGTCACCATCAG ATGTAGCTCTGGACGACGACCCTTCCATGCATCTGCGCCGGAGGTCGAAGACGGTGCGGGTGACCCCGATCTACTACGAGGTGGTGCCGGGTGGGATTCAGCCTGCTGAGACGCCTTCTGCTACTGCTGGTCGCCATGATCAGATCATCCAGATGTATCCCGAGGATACTCAG AAGATGCCATTGACGGCAGCGTCATGGGATGGAGGAGGAGCCAACAGGGGTGGCTACGACTACTGCTGGGTCATGGAGCAGGTCAGGACAATCGAGGCGGCCATGAGCCGGGACAAGAAGCTGCTCAGGAAGCTGAAGAAGGAGGTGGCGGAGCTGAAGCTCGAGGTCCAGCGCTACAAGGAGCAGCTCGACGCCATGCAGCAGATGAACAAGGGAAGGATGATACTGGCCATGGTGGCCGAGCTGCTCCCGGTCCCGGACAGCATCAGGACCACGCTCACCCGCCTTATCGACCTAATATAA